ACTCCTACAAGTACGTCGTAACCTTCATTTTGAAGTGTGAAGTTTACTACTTCGCGTATACTTTCAGAATCGTCTACTATTAAAACGGTTTTTGCCATAGCTGTTTATTTTGCGATTGTTTCTTTATAGTTGGATATGTTAGTTAACTTCCAGTAGTTTTTCAAAACCGGCATTCCTGACAAGAGAACTTAGGTCGTCTGAGAGTCTCAGAGAGTAAGTCACATCAAAGCCGTTTTTTGAACCGCTGTTTTTAATAGCTTTAAGCAATTGTATAAAGGTAATGTCAATATTCTCCACATTGTCAGCTAATATTACCACCTTTTCTGGTTTATTGCTCAATTGGCTCTTAACGCTTTCGGTGACTTTCTTTATTGAAACTATGGTTAATTGACCGCTGAACTCAATGTTCAGGACCCCATCAGTTTGCTTATACTCGATATTGAAATTGTCAGGCATAATAGTAATGTTAAAGCTTTACTCTGACTTCTTAAAACTTTTCATAATTCTCAAGGTCCAGGTCAAAATCCTTTGAAAAGTCTCCCAGATTGCCAGTAGTTGGCTTGGGTGCTTTTACTTTTTCAGTTTTGTCAACTTTTCCCTTTACACGTACTTCTTTAGGCTTTGCTTCGACCACGGTACTTACCTCTTTTGAAGGTTTAGTTGCTTGAGGAGCTGGTTGTTCTGGCTTTTTTCCCTTGCCAGGGATGCTTTCTTCTTCTCCAATT
The genomic region above belongs to Xiashengella succiniciproducens and contains:
- a CDS encoding STAS domain-containing protein, which encodes MPDNFNIEYKQTDGVLNIEFSGQLTIVSIKKVTESVKSQLSNKPEKVVILADNVENIDITFIQLLKAIKNSGSKNGFDVTYSLRLSDDLSSLVRNAGFEKLLEVN